The following is a genomic window from Anas acuta chromosome 3, bAnaAcu1.1, whole genome shotgun sequence.
ggagaaggagaaagagcgGCGGCTGTCACCTACCTGCGCCCCGGCCGCAGGACGAGCCGCTGCGCCGCGCCCGGCTCTGCGGGAGCTGGAAGCATCCCTGCATTTATTTGAGCTGAAACTGTGCTACTGTTGACTTTAGCACAAAGCAAAGATTTCGCTGCCCGctagtttaaaaatgaatattttaccAAGATATCGATCAGCTTTATAAAATTCAGTTAAGCACAATGGCTCAAAAGGagagggggggaaggaaagggacGCAATATAATATCTGTGTAAATTTGCTGAAGTATGACGTGGTGTTGAAAGTTTACCCTCCTGGAATTTGGATCTagatttccccccccccccctttttttttttttttttttttttttttttttttttttttttgtttactgaCTTTGTTTATTCACAGATCACGGTTGCTTAAACCGGCAGGAGCAGAATGCACTTGCAGGAAGACTGGGGGCGGGCGAGTCGTGCGGACTCGTGGGGGCgggaaaggggggagaaaaagagcaagggtgtgtgaagaaaaagaaataatgtataGCCGGGCCcgttttttccttttgcctcctCTCCCTCGAGCCTCCCATCCTTGCGATTCAGCGTGCACCAGGCCGGAGGAAGggaaatttaaaaaggaaaaccaaaaaaaaattaaaaaggatgaGAGTttgaaaaacaccaccaaaaaaaaaaaaaaaaagacaccaaaacaaaacaaaacaaaaagacacgACACCAAAGCAAAGCAACCCAAAGCAAACCCAAGGAAAGGGCGCGCTTCTGGGGCGGGCTGTGGGTGCCCGGTTCGGTGCCCGCTTTGGGGCcgggcggcagcggcagcgccgCGTCCCCAAAGCGGCGTCACCCCCGCGCCCGTGCTCCTTCCCCGCGGGAGTCTTTTATGTGCTAATGAAACACATCGCATGCCTGCTTCACAACGTGTGTGTCCTTCCCGTATAGAGACGGACAGATTTCTGGCTGGatccctgttttgttttggggaggcttttttttttttttttttttttttttttttacccttccccccccccccccccgccttcaTCCCCCCCGACTCCTCGTCCCCTTTTCTCTTCCCGCGGACAATGCGGAATTTTAAGAAGGATTTGAATGTTATTTCGGAAAGCAACATCCATGAGCGCCGTAAACGCGTGGGAAAAACAACAAGTGGTTGGGAAAacgggcagggagcggggaaataaaggaaaacgGCCCCCGACGGGTGCCACCGGCCGAGGGTCCGGGCAGGCTCCGGGCGGTCGGGGGCGCTGGGGGGTAACGGGGGGAGCTCCCCGCTGCACGGCCGCGCTCCCCGAAGCTGAACCACCCCTCCCCGGCGCCGCTCCGCTCGTTCCGCCGCTTCCCCGCTTTCCCCCCCTGCAACCCGTTTCTCGCCCCGTCCCCCCGGTTACCATCACTTTGCCATTTCGCACACCCCGCTGTCGGTTTTGCCCCCCGAGGGCGCACCGAGCGCCGGCCGGGTACCCCCGGTGGTTGCCATTAGTGtcccgtgccgtgccgtgccgtgccgtgccgtgccccgCTGCTTTCCCCGCTtaccccctcgccccccccggGCTGTCCCCGCGTCGGCCGAGCCCCTCCGAGCGCGCCGGGGAAGAGAGGAAGCGGGCGGCAGCGCCGCGCCGTCGGGGTCGCTCGGCCGGGCACAGGGGGCCCCGTCGGGCCGCGGCTCCGTGGCGGCTTGGGGAGACGGGCGAGTCCCGGTGGAACAGAGATGCACGGGAAAAAAAACCGCCAATAACACTTTAATATAGTTCTGTGAAAATCTGGCTAGTCGCTACCAGAATACACATTTATAAGCCATAAATAAAGCATACAGAAACGATAAATTAATCAGATCCAAGTAGTTTACTCTCCCGGTAACATCAAGCGTTTGTTTCAATTACAACGATCtatcctgacttttttttttaatgtttttcttttttttgtttttcatttttttttccctcccctttttccccctttttacaACGTTACAAGACTTTTGGTCCTTGAATTCAAAACTAGCGTGGGTTTCACACTGAAGGAGGGTTTCgttttgttgtttgtctgcttggtatttttttttccgtcacttccacacacaaaaaaaatagatatatttataCCTCCTTGCAACGACaacaacgaaaaaaaaaaatagccccAACAGAaacccccctctcccctccccgcacccccaaCCCGCCCCTCCCCACTGAAACAAACCACCCCACAAGGCAAAACACGGGAATCGCAGCCCCCCAGGCATGGGTGGttttgggctggggggggaggacCAGCGTGCCTGCCCTCAGCGCAGGCTGAGGTGCTTGCAGGACATGCCTGCTGTTTCCCGAATGGATGCAAACATCTGGAgccaaggaaacaaaataaaaatagatagatagatatatgtatatgtaccGTGCTCAACAGCGTTCATAGTCCATCGCTCTGCTAGGGGACTGCGCGGGGGTGTGGGGTCTTTCCCCCTCACCAGGGGAGCTTTCCCCTCGGCCCTTTAGGAGGAGTTCATGATGGGCCGGGAATACACACCTTGGTAGTAAGAAGTCTCTCCGGCTAAAGGGGAGGACTCTAAGCCATTTTTGTTCGTTACGGGCCCCATGGCCAGGCTGCCGGGCATGGGCGAGGCGTAGCCTGAGTAGTGCATCACCTGCTCATAGGCCTTGAGGTCcattttgtggtggtggtggtggtggtggtgcgggtggtggtgctgctgctcggAGGAGGACATCAGGTTGTTGATGGAGAAGGGGTGGTTGAAGGCGTAGTGGTGCTCGGGCTTGAGGTGGGCGTCGTGGGGCAGGCCAGCGTGCGGGGGGGCCAGGAGGTGCTGCGCTGGCGATGCcgcaggctccccagggctcagccccgccgTGCCCTTCAGGTCAGCCAGGGCGTGCTTGTGGTCCTGGCACGGCGAGGCGCTGGCGGGGGATTCGGCGCCAGCTGAGCCCTCGGAGCCACCCGAGGAGCTGCCTTCCCCCAGGGTCTGGCTCGGTGGCTGCCCGGGCCCCTTCTTGCCCCCGCCACCTGCCCCGCCAGCCGCCCCACCGCTGTCCTTGGCGGCCAGCTGTTTCTCGCACTTGAAGCGCTTCTGGCGGCGCAGGTAGCAGCCGTTCTCAAACATGTTGCCCGAATCAGGGTGCAGAGTCCAGAAGGAGCCTTTGCCCGGCTTGTCCGGGGAGCGGGGCACCTTGAGGAAGCAGTCGTTGAAGGAGAGCGAGTGGCGGATGCTGTTCTGCCAGCGCTGCTGGTTCTGGCGGTAGAAGGGGAAGAGGTCCATGATCCACTGGTAGATCTCGCTCAGCGTCAGCATCTTGTTGGGCGATTGCTGGATGGCCATGGTGATGAGGGAGATGTAGGAGTAGGGTGGCTTGGCGTGCGTGTAGCTCCGCCGGTAGGTCTTGGGGTCCCGTGAGCGGTTGAGGTTGGACTGCCCGTAGATGGGGCTCATGGAGTTCATGTTGGTGTAGGGGGCCAGGGCGTTCATGGAGCCTGCTTGGCCCCCCATCGGGCTCATGCTGGGGCTCAGGTGGGCACCCATCCCCGCCACGCCAGCCGAACCCATGCCGGGCATGGCCCCCGCACCCGGGGACATGCCAGTGAGTGAAGGGCTCATGCCCGTGTTGGCATAGGACATGTTCATGGAGGTGGCAGCCGTCATGTTGGCTGTGGTGCTCATGGCCGACATGGTCATGTACGTGTTCATGCTGTTCATGCCCAGCCCTGCGTTCATGTTGCTCACTGAGGAGTAGCTCTGTGGAGGCAAGCAAGAGAGAGgagggaggtttgggggggggacaggagggggtGGGTGCGCAGCCCCACCAGGAACGAGGGCAGCCCCCCAAACGGGGAGCAGTGCGGGGgcacccccaccccaacccGGGTCGCTGCCTGCCAGGGAGCCTCTGCAGCCCTGGAGAGGGCTGGAAAGGGTTAAATCTTGGGAGGGTGGGCGTGAGGGGGGGGCTGttgaaatgaaaaccaaaaatacagatattaaaaaagacGTGGCCACAGCGAGCCCGCCCGGTCCATGCCGGGGagctggagggaggggaagggacaTCCCTGCACGAAGTGAGAAAAATAcctgggggggcaggggagggggaggaggaaaaatcgCGAAACGCCGCCCGGGCAGCCGCGCACCCCGctcggccccgggggggggccggccccgccgccccccgccctgCCCCACATTTAGGGACAAAATCGGGGTGCccccgggggaggggggcggccgggccgggtCGGGGGGGCGGCGGAGCCTCGGCTCCCTCCTTACCTCGGGCTCCCCGTAGTAGTTGCTCCAGTCCGTGTGCTCATGGCCTTCCATTTTCACCGCTCCCAGCATACTGGAAGTGGAGTGCATGGCAGTTTAAAATTTAACAGCCACAACAAACGACGACGGAgagcaaccccccccccccccacccacccaaaaaaaaaaaaaaaaaaaaaaaaaaaaaaaaaaaaagtcgccAGCCCTCCCCGCCGCGCTCCCTCCGTCGGAGCCtccggaggaggaggaagaggagggagggaggaagggggggggcacggagcggCGCTGGGGCCGGGGGTATTTTCGCGGCTTGCTCCTTGGGTGGGTTTTCGCAGCGCTTCGCGGCGAAGAGTCGCCCGGAGGCGACGGAGgagccggaggaggaggaggaggaggagggaggagggaggaagaagaggaggaggaggaagaggaggacaaGTGCTGCAGTGACGTGGGTGCTCGAGTGATATAGCACGGAGCGGCCGGGCGAGCCTCCAATCCCCAGGTCCTCGGCTGCCCATTTGAATAATCAGCTCACACCTAGGCGGGAGCGGCTCCTCCGCGGCCCCCCGCGCACCTTCCGCACCCCGGCGgcacccccggccccgctccctgcgCCCCCCGCCTCCCTTccccgggggggtgggggctctGCCGGAGCCgaccccccccttccccaggggCCCCGACGCCCCCCGCCCCTCGTCCCCgacggccgccgctcccccCACGCCCCGCAGCCCCGACGGGCGCGGGttccccggcccccccccggtgggGGCAGCCGCCCCCCGGCCGCACGCACCTTCTCTCCCCGCGGCTGCTCGGCGGAGAGCGGGCTCAGGCCGCCACCCGCCCGGCCGCGCCCCGGCGCTGCCCCATCGGTCCGGGCTCCGGGAGCCGCCGctcggctccggctccggctgcGGCTCCGGCGCGGCCGCCCGGCCCCTCCCGCGGCTCTGCCCGAGTTCCTACAGCAATTTCGTAACTAAAACAAACAGCGAGGGCGGCCGAGGgggcgcggcgggcggcggagTGCGATCGGAGCCGTCGGGGCCGCCGGGGACCTCGCCGCCGTCCCCGCGGCGCCGCTTGCAGGGTCCCGGTGGGCGCCGTCGGGGCGGAGCCGAAgcgccccgcagcccggccggACAGACGGACGGCCCCCCCGGCCTCACGGGCGGAATCAGGCCCCTCGGaagccccccggcccctccaTCGCCGCGCTGCCGGGCGCGCTCGCTCCCGCCGGCGGAGGCTGCCTGAATGCGGCCGTCGGGGAGCGGCGGAGCGACTCCCTCCCTCCgtcctgccctccctccctccttctctcctgccctccctcccagGCAGAGGAAGCGGAGCGCTCCCCTCCACCGTCTGCTGGCCAAACGCCTCCCAGCCGCGGGGCGCTGCCTCCCCCGGCGGCATCCTGCGGCTGCCCCTCCGAGCGCGGCTCTGCCCGCCCcgagggcagggggctgccgcCGCCTCCTTCCTGCCCCCGGGGATGCGGGCCCGCCGTGGGCTCGCTCGCACGTCCCCCAGCCATACCTACCTGCCTGCAAAGCAAAACGGGCAGCGCCGAcctttccctttatttatttgtttagttttgctccCGGGATTAAAACCAAGCATCGACCGGCGGAAGCCGGCGCTagtttttaaacattaacaCAGACCCGACAGCCAGCGGGGGCACCTAAAGAGGGGCCCGGGGGACTTTTCCCCGTGCCCCGGCACCCTCCGGAGCCAGCTCCAAACGAAAACGGCCCCGGGAG
Proteins encoded in this region:
- the FOXA2 gene encoding hepatocyte nuclear factor 3-beta isoform X1; protein product: MLGFNPGSKTKQINKGKGRRCPFCFAGSMLGAVKMEGHEHTDWSNYYGEPESYSSVSNMNAGLGMNSMNTYMTMSAMSTTANMTAATSMNMSYANTGMSPSLTGMSPGAGAMPGMGSAGVAGMGAHLSPSMSPMGGQAGSMNALAPYTNMNSMSPIYGQSNLNRSRDPKTYRRSYTHAKPPYSYISLITMAIQQSPNKMLTLSEIYQWIMDLFPFYRQNQQRWQNSIRHSLSFNDCFLKVPRSPDKPGKGSFWTLHPDSGNMFENGCYLRRQKRFKCEKQLAAKDSGGAAGGAGGGGKKGPGQPPSQTLGEGSSSGGSEGSAGAESPASASPCQDHKHALADLKGTAGLSPGEPAASPAQHLLAPPHAGLPHDAHLKPEHHYAFNHPFSINNLMSSSEQQHHHPHHHHHHHHKMDLKAYEQVMHYSGYASPMPGSLAMGPVTNKNGLESSPLAGETSYYQGVYSRPIMNSS
- the FOXA2 gene encoding hepatocyte nuclear factor 3-beta isoform X2 yields the protein MLGAVKMEGHEHTDWSNYYGEPESYSSVSNMNAGLGMNSMNTYMTMSAMSTTANMTAATSMNMSYANTGMSPSLTGMSPGAGAMPGMGSAGVAGMGAHLSPSMSPMGGQAGSMNALAPYTNMNSMSPIYGQSNLNRSRDPKTYRRSYTHAKPPYSYISLITMAIQQSPNKMLTLSEIYQWIMDLFPFYRQNQQRWQNSIRHSLSFNDCFLKVPRSPDKPGKGSFWTLHPDSGNMFENGCYLRRQKRFKCEKQLAAKDSGGAAGGAGGGGKKGPGQPPSQTLGEGSSSGGSEGSAGAESPASASPCQDHKHALADLKGTAGLSPGEPAASPAQHLLAPPHAGLPHDAHLKPEHHYAFNHPFSINNLMSSSEQQHHHPHHHHHHHHKMDLKAYEQVMHYSGYASPMPGSLAMGPVTNKNGLESSPLAGETSYYQGVYSRPIMNSS